The Macaca nemestrina isolate mMacNem1 chromosome 1, mMacNem.hap1, whole genome shotgun sequence genome contains the following window.
GGTTCCTTGCCTTAACTGTAGGTGGGGCCTACATTGTATGTATAAATCCAAAGATGAAACTGCCCTCACTGGAGTTATCCGAGTTCCAGGTGTTCAGGTCGTCTCATCCTTTTGAGCGTTATGATGCTGAATACAAAAAGCTTTTCATGTTTGAACGTGTTCACCATGGTGAGGAGCTCCACATGCCCATCACAGTAATCTGGGGCGTGTCCCCAGAAGACAATGGCAATCCACTAAATCCCAAGAGTAAAGGGAAGTTGACGTTAGATAGCAGTTTTAACATCGCCAGCCCAGCTTCCCAGGCATGGATTTTGCACTTCTGTCAAAAACTGAGAAACCAAACGTTCTTTTACCAGACTGATGAACAGGACTTCACCAGCTGCTTCATTGAGACGTTCAAACAGTGGATGGAGAACCAGGACTGTGATGAGCCTGCCCTGTACCCATGCTGCAGCCACTGGAGCTTCCCCTACAAGCAAGAGATTTTTGAACTGTGCATCAAGAGAGCTATCATGGAGCTGGAAAGGAGTACAGGGTACCATTTGGATAGCAAAACCCCAGGGCCGAGGTTTGATATTAATGATACTATCAGGGCAGTGGTGTTAGAGTTCCAGAGTACCTACCTCTTCACACTGGCTTATGAAAAGATGCATCAGTTTTATAAAGAGGTGGACTCATGGATATCCAATGAGCTGAGTTCGGCCCCTGAAGGCCTCAGCAATGGTTGGTTTGTCAGCAATCTGGAGTTCTATGACCTCCAGGATAGCCTCTCCGATGGCACCCTCATTGCCATGGGGCTTTCAGTTGCTGTTGCATTTAGTGTGATGCTGCTGACAACTTGGAACATCATCATAAGCCTTTATGCCATCATTTCAATTGCTGGAACAATATTTGTCACTGTTGGTTCTCTCGTCCTGCTGGGTTGGGAGCTAAATGTGTTGGAATCTGTCACCATTTCCGTTGCCGTTGGCTTGTCTGTAGACTTTGCCGTCCATTATGGGGTTGCCTACCGCTTGGCTCCAGATCCCGACCGAGAAGGCAAGGTGATCTTCTCTCTGAGTCGCATGGGCTCTGCGATTGCCATGGCTGCCCTGACCACCTTCGTGGCAGGGGCCATGATGATGCCCTCCACAGTTCTAGCGTACACCCAGCTGGGCACCTTCATGATGCTCATCATGTGTATCAGCTGGGCTTTCGCCACCTTCTTTTTCCAGTGCATGTGCCGGTGCCTTGGACCACAGGGGACCTGTGGTCAGATTCCCTTACCTAAAAAACTACAGTGCAGTGCCTTTTCCCATGCCTTGTCTACAAGTCCTAGTGACAAGGGACAAAGCAAAACACATACCGTAAATGCTTATTTAGATCCCAGGGGCCCCAAATCTGAACTGGAGCATGAGTTTTATGAATTAGAACCTCTGGCTTCCCACAGCCGCACTGCCTCTGAGAAGACCACTTATGAAGAGACCCACATCTGCTCTGAATTTTTCAACAGCCAAGCAAAGAATTTAGGGATGCCTGTGCATGCAGCTTACAACAGTGAACTCAGCAAAAGCACTAAAAATGACACTAGCTCTGCCTTGTTACAGCCCTCTCTTGAACAGCACACCATGTGTCACTTCTTCTCTCTGAATCAGAGATGTGGCTGCCCAAATGCCTACAAACGCTTGAAATACGGCCCGCACTCTTGCCAGCAGATGGGGGACTGCGTGTGCCACCAGTGCGCTCCTACCGCTAGCAGCTTTGTCCAGATCCAAAACGGCGTGGCACCTCTGAAGGCCACACACCAAGCTGCCGAGGGCTTTGTGCACCCCATCACACACATCCACCACTGTCCCTGCCTGCAGGGCAGAGTAAAGCCAGCTGGAATGCAGAATTCTCTGCCTAGGAATTGTTTCCTCCAGCCAGTGCAGCACATTCAGGCCCAAGAAAAAACTGGCCACACCAATGTACACAGTCTTCAGAGGAGCATAGAAGAGCATCTTCCAAAGATGGCAGAGCCATCATCATTTGTCTGCAGAAGCACTGGATCATTTCTCAAAACGTGTTGCGACCCCGAGAATAAACAAAGGGAACTCTGTAAAAATAGAGACATGAGCAATATGGAGAGCAGTGGGGGGACTGAAAACAAGGCAGGAGGGAAAGTGGAGCTGAGCTTGTCACAGATGGATGCAAGTGTGAACTCAGAACATTTCAATCAGAATGAACCAAAAAtcatatttaatcatttaatGGGGGAGGCTGGTTGTAGGTCCTGCCCAAATAATTCACAAAGCTGTGGCGGAATTGTGCGAGTGAAGTGCAATTCTGTGGACTGTCAAATGCCAAACATGGAAGCCAATGTGCCTGCTGTATTAATACACTCGGAACTTTCTGGTGAAAGTTTGTTAATAAAAACACTATAATAAATACAGCATTCAATTCAGAACCAGTGCCTCAGTTATTCTTTTAACATGGAAGTAAAATCCAGAAGCTTAGAAAAGAAGCCCAAAAATACAGCAACAAGCGTGTTTCACATTAAcaattatagaatatttttatattccataGGAACAATAAACTTACAAATCTGCTGAGTGTGTTAGGTTATTAGATTGGATGATTGGCTAATTGTTGTTTTTTGCATTTATGCCCAGcttgaaatatagaaatatagaaatatttatatatttatatctctttCTACACTCCCACTGCAGTGAACTGGAGGTTTAAAGTTTGAATTAAAGTTTCTGTTCTCCTGGGCCATCATATTCACCTGGTATCCTCATTCTAGTGTATTTTGTGGGCAGTGATCAGGACTTCCGATCGCTCAACACGAATACTAGGAATTGCTCTAATTTTAATTGAGCCACTTCATTTGGGATCCAAAAACTAAACAacattaaaatttacatttttggtGAGGCTTCATGTAAAAAATCAATTGCCAAGCACCTTAATAATGCATCCCACATGTCTGCTTCAGTAGACTTTACATGAAGCCAAGAACACACTTATATCCACACCAGTGTCTTTTCCACTTTAACCAAAATGTACAGTTGTTCAGTTATTTTAGCTGTTAACCCAGGAGCCATGAGCATCATCTGTGTCAGGCCACAATTATGTTAGAGGCACAGAAGGAAGGGCATGAATGAAGAGATGTGATCACACAAAACAGTGCTGCACTTCCCAGGATACATTGCCTGATGCCAGAGACAGATCCAGGTCAGGTGAGCATTCAGAGCAAGGGAACTTGGATGAAGTCTTGCTTCCAACTCTGCCCCTGAGGGGCCATGtttagaaggcttctttctcctttgttaAAGAGTGTCTCAAGACACGTAAGGATTATTTTCTTGTGCAGCTAACACCTGGAAATACTGAGCCTTCAGGCAGCATCTTAAATGACACTTGTGTATCTCATGTTAGATCAGTCGACAGTAATTGAGCTGTTGGAGCCTGCTTTCTGGATAAGGCTTCAGATGACAGCCGTCATCATAGGGTGTCATCTGATCCTTTGTGCATTCCAGCCCCATCCTGGAAGTGTTCCTCTGCATTCTGCTTCCCTCTGGAGTTCTACCTCCAATTTGGTCCTCCAAAGAAAACAgtggaaatatttgtaaatacaATGTTCCCTCCTAACGTTATATTGGTTATTTTCTAAGAATAGTTTTCCAAATTAGATCTGCATGTTATTCCAGGGCCTGAAAAAAAAGCTGTCAGGAGCAGGAAGGGATCTTATGGGTCATTGACTCCAGCCCACATCCACTAAACCACAGATttgttaagtaactttcccagcTTTTGCTTGAACACTCCGGTGACCAGTAGCTCACTACATGTCTACCTTGGTTGAACCGGAATCTGTTGTCCTGTAGTTTTTCTACCAGTTTGTCCTCATTCTGTTCTCTGAAGTGAAAGCAAACATCCCTCCTGCTAACATTCGCAGTTCACTGAGTTCATCCCGTGAACACAGATTGAGCATCTCCGCACTGTGTAGCTGAAATACACAGACCCTGATTACACTGCAAGGAGGAGGACCAGCCCCCAGGAGCATGGATGGCACTCCCGCTAGTTCACACAGGGATGGAAATAACTTTTGCTCAAGTATTACAGCCAACTTTCAGGCAGCATACAGGGAACTAGACCCTCTAGGTATCTCACGTGTTCTGTTGCTAAGCTGCCTCTCCAAACCAGTTAGATTTTTTAACACTGACATTCAGGAATTTATGTCCATTCCCATCGCACTTAATTCTGTTAGATAAATACGAGATATATGGAGGAGAAGCAACACTTGAAAACAGGACTCACAAACCCAACACTAGAGTCTTTGATTTCCCTCTGAAATGTGTAACCACAAAGTTATGTGAAAATTTAGTGGCCCAAAAGCACTTTTTTCTTGGGCACACACACAGATTGAAtttaaaggcatttaaaaaaaaaaaaccaatttgtTTACGGATGACCTAACCTGTAAGACTTTCAGGTAAGCTAAGTGTCATTTGATTTGAAAATGAAGActagagggaggagggggaacaTCCTATGTCTTCTCCCTGGGTTCCATCAGGGAGGCATGGTTACGGTGCACCTTGCCTGCTCTGGCTCCAGGGGGCTGGAGgggcctcccccatcccccaacccccatccccCATCTCTGATTAATTACCCTGAACTTTGAATGCAACAGTGAACCCTTTTCACATTTGTTTCATCTCCAGATTTGGGACTTTGAATTGACTATGTTTTTCGcaaatggatttctttttttaaaaaaagtatttatttgctGGGGCTAgaaagttttaagatttttttttttttttaattcattactGGGCAGCAGAGGATCACTGTTTCTAGTAATGTTTCACAAAAAATGTCATCCAATCTTCTAGATAATTTTCAAAACAGATAAGAGGTTAAATTATACATAGGGAAAAGATCCCTTTCCTCTGTCTGTGAAATACTTGTAACTTGGAAGGTATTTGGTTATGGAAAGAATTTGCAGACTCACTACAACAGAGAACATCTCTGAGGTTTGAGTCCATGTTATCAAATTTGTTCCTGACTTCCCTGCAAGGTCATTTTTTAAACCCCTATTTTATTGAAAAGTGGAAGAGGCCAAGAGCAAGGATTTTGTCACAGAGACAAGCTGTGTTTGAAATAACCACACCGCTTCATctgtgtgtattcatttcttgTGTGTAATTGCTGTAAAATGCACATCTTCCTAGAATAATATTCTTTAAAGGTAGGCTAAGCTGCTATTAAATGTTATTGTAATAATCTATGCCTGAGCTTCAATCattctaaatttttaaacttttgcatGGGGGTGATGTGAAGAGTAGTTTACAAATGTGATCTTCCAGGAGATTAGGAAATGTTCCCGGTTCCCATTGTCTCACATGGAAACCATCTTTCCACCAGCAGTTAGGATAGTTTCTGAATGAAATAGCAGCAAACAGTATCTTTGAAAACAGCTGCATCTTTTCACTTTAATGAGGAGAgtcattttagaagaaaaattaaacctatggtttaaaaaaatccagACTCAATTGAGATTTTTTCATAAGGTTCAAACATaatcacaaaaatagaaatgtgtTGAAATCACAAGCGGATTGTTTTTTATGCAGAAGAAACTATCACGTCCAAATACGCTGGATGCCATAGTGGAGCTTCTTGAAATTTTTGCTGGCATTTAGTTTATCTCTAATTATTGTTACATTAACCTACTTTTTTTGTTAGACATTTTCATTAATGTTTGGTTTTGTACACTAAGGTTTCATATCTTTgcattaaatataaaagaaaaaagtaacgaATATGGAAGGTTGATTAGTGGTATCTTGTGCCCTTTGTTCTTAACAGTGTTTTAATTGCCTTAATTTTggatttgcgtgtgtgtgtgtgtgtgtgtgtgtgtgtgtgtaaagaaatGATGTCACTTCTCGTTTTGTTAGCTTTGTAAACCAAAGGGTGCTCGCACAAAAACAACTAAGTAATCAGGATCAACAAGAGTTTCCATCAGATCCCCTAAACCATCAGTTAGAACATGAAGTTGACAATACAGGGGACAACTAGGACACAGTTCAGTAACTCAGTGGAGCCTGATGGGTATTTGTTGCATATAAGTATGCTTTCCTGAGATTCTGGGGCCGTGAGTGCTGTTTTAAGTTTTAGGGAGGGGGACATGAAATACAGCAATGATGGTCTGCATTCAGAAGTCAGTCCAAGAAGGAGCTTTTTCTAGCTTGCCTATTCTTACGGTTTTAGGTAACCTTGAGaaccatatactttttttttgaataaGAAGATAAATCAGTGGCCCAAATTATTCAGAATGATGCTGCAGAAAACAGGTTCCCTTCTTAAGGGATTTAAGCCAACATTTGAAATAACAGTCAACACCTCTGCTGCTCTCATCTGACCCATACAATGACTACACTTCTTGACTTTGTACTTCCTTTAGTGACTGTGATATTCACGACCCTGGGACAATCACAGTGAAATAGTTCAATTCCATGTTCTTAAATCAACTGCAATAACTAAACTTcaacatttacattttcaaatctctttttttttttttaacataacttTCTGTAATGTAATCTACACTTTCCTAAAAAATTAAGGGCAGATTATTTTTagcaagaaatatttttctttggggccgggcacggtggctcacacctgtaatctcaacactgtgggaggtcgaggcaggcagatcacttgaggtcaggagtttgagactggcctggccaacatggtgaaaccctgtctctactaaaaatacaaaaattagccaggctgatggtgcctgtaatcccagctactcaggaggctgaggcaggagaatcgcttgaacatggaaggaggaggttggggtgagctaagatcgtgccactgcactccagcctgggtaacagagtgagactccatctccaaaaaaaaggaaaagaaaaatatttttctttggaacCCAATAAGGTTCTTATAAGAGCCGGTTTTAATTTGAGGCAAAGTAACAAAGTAAAATTGGCTCAATCTCTATCCACTAATTGGCCATTTTCGATCAATGCATTGGACTTTTAACTTTCCactatttaaaggggaaaggattTGCTAAATAAACCAATAATCTAAACAGGATTACAAAGAGCCTGTTTAGCCTGCCTAAGAAAACAACTTCTAGAGTTTAAAAAAGTGTCGTGTTACTGTCTTTGCAACATAACATGATCATTACaaatcttattaatttttaaaagggtcCTGTGGGATAATCTCTAGGCAAAACTTTACTAGATGTTTTAAATAGTAGGTGAGAATGGGAAAATAGCATGTGTTTTCAGATGGTCCTCAATGTGGTCTTTCTGAgattctccccactcccaccagcTGCATTATTCTATCTTGGGAAACTCTCTCACCCACAGAGTgacttctatttctctcttttgtggCAGCAATCAAGAGCTTAATTCACTGGAGCTTTAAACCACGGGGTGTGTGAAGCCGCAAGCATTCCTCTCCCTCCAGTAAAATTTCTGTTTGTAAAGAGATCTGAGGAAAGGCTTTGTGAAACAAGCAAATCTCTGACAATATCCTCACTCAGATTGAAGTTCACCGGTGTTTGTTCTTTTCTAGAGCTTGATCtcttctctttacttttcttttttttttttttttttttttgagactgagtctggctctgtcgcccaggctggagtgcagtggccggatctcagctcactgcaagctccgcctcccgggtttacgccattctcctgcctcagcctcccgagtagctgggaccacaggcgcccgccacttcgcccggctagttttttgtatttttttagtagagatggggtttcaccgtgttagccaggatggtctcaatctcctgacctcgtgatccgcccgtctcggcctcccaaagtgctgggattacaggcttgagccaccgcgcccggccttctcttTACTTTTAGTTTCCTGAACAGCGCATGTGTTATTCGTCATATATGTGGGATGGGAGTAGATATATACAGAATATTCTTGAATTGCTGAATAATTCTGTCACAGATCCCAATTTGAATTTCCTTGCCTTGCCCTGCCTGGAAAAGGACCCTGGGCTCTGGCAGATAAAGGGGCATTCCCTTCAGTGAATGGCTTCCCTGCCAATCATGACAAATTACACAGCTGTCTAGTAAATATCTGCACGATGCCAACCGAGAGGAAGCAGAGGTCAGAAAAGCCAATTTTGAGACAAAACTTCAATCCTTCCTCTAAGTCACTGTGATTCAGAAAACATTTAGGCACATCTCCTATCCTGGAAACAAAGACTGATTTTTCTCCTCTGTGGGTTGATCATTACAAACCACATGGGAGTGGAAGTATTTACCTTCAGCCCCACAGAGCTGGAGGGACAGTTTTCTATTCTCTGTGTTTTGATGTCATATTTGGGTCTTGGGTGAATTGGGTTGATGAGtctttttttagagcagtttggGCCATCCTGAAGGAAACTACAGGTAACCTCACCTGCTTGCACTCCAAACTCCTTTAGAGAAGGGAGCAGATAAACTATCTAGGCCTTTGCTCTGACACCAGGTTTCACCATCAGCATCTATTGCCCCGTATGATAATTGTCCGATGATTGATCCGTCTCCCTCACTAGACTAACTCCTGGAGAGCAGGCATTCTCGTCAGCACCTTGTTGCACTGAAGTGACAAAATTCCACTGAAAGTCCATTGCATTCAGGGCACTTTGTGCCTCCCTTTGCAGGGCCTCTGATGACCAAGAGCCTCTGCCTTCAAGAAAGCTACTGACCTGAAAAAGCTAAATCAAAGACCTCCAAAAAGAAAGGATTTGCAAAGCACATATTGCACAagtaagactttttaaaaataagaggcaAATATGTTGAAACTAGGATTcatggccgggtgctgtggctcatgcctataatctcagcattttgggaggctgaggcagaaggattgctcgaagcttggagtttgagaccaacttgggcagcAAAATGAGACCCTcataaacaacaataaaatttaaaaaacaaaaacgaaactaGGATTCAGATAGTCCTGAGCATTTTACGTCACTCCTGTTTGCAACTCcaaggtctttaaaaaaattgagggcttttttttttttaatccctttgtTTTTGACAACAAAGACCTGGGTTGAAGAGCAAGACCAGCCACTTTCTAATACCTCAGCTCTCTCATCCGTAAAATGTATGAGACCCACCTTACAGGGTTGCAAAGGTTAAATGAGATGCGACGCATTAAAGAGGCTGTGGTGTAACTATTACTATCCAATAGCTTTTATGCTCGTCGTCATGTCATTCGATTCTACTCATTAAAGCTCATCCGGCAAACATTCAAGCAGGCCATCCTTTGTCAGCTGATTCCCTGTCATACAGATGCTACGTATATATTTGCCTATATTGCAAACattgcatatattatatacagtatgtaaatgtatgtacatacatatattcaaTGTATAGATTTGCTGCAAATACTTCAATATAATAAAAACTGTATTCTACTCTAGTCTgtctcactgtgacctctgctgTGTTTTAAATAAGGTGTTTTTATTTATGTTCCAAAAGCTGTATCAGTGTATCCATTCACTACATTTTTGGGGTACCATAGAGGCATTTTCTACTCTGACTTCATAAGCTAAATAATGTTAAGGATATCCTTCATATTCTGgctgtagcatttttttttataatttacaaGTCCCTTTTCCATGCACACTTATCTAAATTAAATCAGTCTTCGgatgggcgc
Protein-coding sequences here:
- the LOC105478099 gene encoding protein dispatched homolog 1 isoform X4, with the protein product MCTMFIVVCALVGVLVPELPDFSDPLLGFEPRGTAIGQRLVTWNNMVKNTGYKATLANYPFKYADEQAKSHRDDRWSDDHYEREKREVDWNFHKDSFFCDVPSDRYSRVVFTSSGGETLWNLPAIKSMCNVDNSRIRSHPQFGDLCQRTTAASCCPSWTLGNYIAILNNRSSCQKIVERDVSHTLKLLRTCAKHYQNGTLGPDCWDMAARRKDQLKCTNVPRKCTKYNAVYQILHYLVDKDFMTPKTADYATPALKYSMLFSPTEKGESMMNIYLDNFENWNSSDGVTTITGIEFGIKHSLFQDYLLMDTVYPAIAIVIVLLVMCVYTKSMFITLMTMFAIISSLIVSYFLYRVVFHFEFFPFMNLTALIILVGIGADDAFVLCDVWNYTKFDKPHAETSETVSITLQHAALSMFVTSFTTAAAFYANYVSNITAIRCFGVYAGTAILVNYVLMVTWLPAVVVLHERYLLNIFTCFKKPQPQIYDNKSCWTVACQKCHKVLFAISEASRIFFEKVLPCIVIKFRYLWLFGFLALTVGGAYIVCINPKMKLPSLELSEFQVFRSSHPFERYDAEYKKLFMFERVHHGEELHMPITVIWGVSPEDNGNPLNPKSKGKLTLDSSFNIASPASQAWILHFCQKLRNQTFFYQTDEQDFTSCFIETFKQWMENQDCDEPALYPCCSHWSFPYKQEIFELCIKRAIMELERSTGYHLDSKTPGPRFDINDTIRAVVLEFQSTYLFTLAYEKMHQFYKEVDSWISNELSSAPEGLSNGWFVSNLEFYDLQDSLSDGTLIAMGLSVAVAFSVMLLTTWNIIISLYAIISIAGTIFVTVGSLVLLGWELNVLESVTISVAVGLSVDFAVHYGVAYRLAPDPDREGKVIFSLSRMGSAIAMAALTTFVAGAMMMPSTVLAYTQLGTFMMLIMCISWAFATFFFQCMCRCLGPQGTCGQIPLPKKLQCSAFSHALSTSPSDKGQSKTHTVNAYLDPRGPKSELEHEFYELEPLASHSRTASEKTTYEETHICSEFFNSQAKNLGMPVHAAYNSELSKSTKNDTSSALLQPSLEQHTMCHFFSLNQRCGCPNAYKRLKYGPHSCQQMGDCVCHQCAPTASSFVQIQNGVAPLKATHQAAEGFVHPITHIHHCPCLQGRVKPAGMQNSLPRNCFLQPVQHIQAQEKTGHTNVHSLQRSIEEHLPKMAEPSSFVCRSTGSFLKTCCDPENKQRELCKNRDMSNMESSGGTENKAGGKVELSLSQMDASVNSEHFNQNEPKIIFNHLMGEAGCRSCPNNSQSCGGIVRVKCNSVDCQMPNMEANVPAVLIHSELSGESLLIKTL